A region from the Acidobacteriota bacterium genome encodes:
- a CDS encoding YihY/virulence factor BrkB family protein: MQTEVHTFAFSVAANAVLSFFPFIVLLLTLTQQVFHSQGMYDVVLQLLRSYLPAGQDFVIRSVVALTPHRGMKIFSLAMLLISSTGVFVPLEVALNRVWGFTSNRKYLGNQTISLFIAFACGALALISVAITAKNQSLLLSLFGSKDHLLFRIAAFLVMKMVAIAASIAMFFLVYWLLPNGKVRPLAVLPGAFLTGLIWDLGKYVYILALHWLDFQDVYGPFALSVTLMFWAFLSGMLLLAGAQFSAVRANQVSISHI, from the coding sequence ATGCAAACTGAGGTGCACACATTTGCATTTAGCGTCGCTGCAAATGCCGTTTTGTCGTTTTTCCCGTTTATCGTGCTGCTGTTAACGCTCACACAGCAGGTATTCCATTCGCAGGGGATGTATGACGTCGTATTGCAACTGCTCCGCAGCTATTTGCCAGCCGGACAGGATTTCGTAATTCGCAGTGTGGTGGCGCTGACGCCGCATCGTGGTATGAAAATCTTTTCTTTGGCGATGCTGCTGATCTCCTCCACCGGCGTCTTTGTACCATTAGAGGTAGCGTTAAACCGGGTTTGGGGATTCACCAGCAACCGAAAATATCTGGGAAATCAGACGATCTCGCTCTTCATTGCGTTCGCTTGTGGCGCACTGGCGCTCATTTCAGTTGCGATAACGGCCAAAAACCAGTCGTTACTGCTCTCATTATTCGGCTCTAAGGACCACCTTCTTTTCCGAATCGCGGCATTTTTGGTGATGAAGATGGTCGCCATTGCGGCTAGTATCGCCATGTTTTTCCTCGTTTACTGGCTACTCCCGAACGGCAAAGTGCGGCCCTTAGCAGTGCTTCCGGGAGCGTTTCTCACCGGCCTGATCTGGGATTTAGGTAAGTACGTGTACATTCTTGCGCTCCATTGGCTTGACTTTCAGGACGTATACGGCCCATTTGCGCTGTCAGTGACGCTCATGTTCTGGGCCTTTTTGTCCGGAATGTTGCTGCTTGCAGGCGCACAATTCAGTGCTGTGCGCGCCAATCAGGTGTCCATTAGCCACATATAA